The window ATTGATGAATGGGCTTTGATTATCAAAAATATGATCAAAAAGAATGAGCCTAATTTTAAGTTTCAGGAGAAGAAATTTACGCAACAGCCAACGCTAAATTTAAACTTTACACCAATTGCACCAAAGGGTTTTGTAAAGAAAACGAAGTATATTTTCAGTTCCGTTTTCAGCAAAAATAATGGTTTTATAAATGCTCAATACGATAAAATCACAGGTGTGGGCATCAATAACGAACGCGTTTTAGCTGAGGTTCAAATAAATATGAGCAAGCATAATTTAAATCCAATATACTTTTTAGGTTTCCCAAACTCATCAATAGATTATATTATAAACGATGTTATTTCAAACCTGTTAGCAAATAATTCCGTTGGTTTGTTAAGGCCTTGCGCACAAGAGAAACAAAAAGTTAGTGATATCAAAACTGATCTATCAAAACTTAAAAAAATACTTCCCGATCAAATAAATTTAAGCAGTCAACAGTTAGAGATTCTCAAATTTCCAATATGTTACCTTAACCTTTTAAGTGCCGGCATTACGTCAGATTACTCGATGGGCTACGCTGATACACCTAGTTTTAGGGCGGGAACTTGTACGCCTTTTAATTGGTATGATTTGCAACTGGAAAAAGTTACACCTTTAAATGTGAAGTCTTATTGCATTACCGATTCAGTTTTACAATACATGAATTTCGACGACGCAAAGCAAACTATTTTG is drawn from Pedobacter mucosus and contains these coding sequences:
- a CDS encoding DUF7033 domain-containing protein; this translates as MPKSLQTMHLIVFSTILTPRIKYIFSFIFKDILKAEVEFTGNKNYFLENENFKISYGEEPLANELFFKQTHLLFSNKLDEFKIKTISFGEYQAPFPVKNSALPFDVFAASFFILSRYEEYWFQNTSTEDFKASKSHQHKWKILDKPIIDEWALIIKNMIKKNEPNFKFQEKKFTQQPTLNLNFTPIAPKGFVKKTKYIFSSVFSKNNGFINAQYDKITGVGINNERVLAEVQINMSKHNLNPIYFLGFPNSSIDYIINDVISNLLANNSVGLLRPCAQEKQKVSDIKTDLSKLKKILPDQINLSSQQLEILKFPICYLNLLSAGITSDYSMGYADTPSFRAGTCTPFNWYDLQLEKVTPLNVKSYCITDSVLQYMNFDDAKQTILFCSDAVNVVNGSFYSSWTLRSLSDNLKYKKLKTLFSLIFNQN